The Granulicella sibirica genome has a segment encoding these proteins:
- a CDS encoding MFS transporter, which yields MHQNGSIYLSVDLVQPERANLKIRSAKKKQLHYAWVVASVTFLILLVTAGVRATPGVLIVPLESEFGWTSASISTAIAINLALYGLIGPFAASLMERLGLRRITLMALSLLAIAVGLTTLMTRQWQLILLWGICVGSGTGFTATVLSAVVMNRWFEKNLGVVLGALTAAGATGQLLFLPLMARVVERSGWRLMALGVSGAAIIVFLIVLWLMRDNPSDVGLVPYGATDKPDADHSAEPMLRPLAALRLASRSSAFWVLAGSFFVCGASTNGLIGTHLIAACHDYGIPEVRAAGLLAVMGIFDIFGTTASGWLSDRMPSRYLLLAYYCLRGLSLIYLPHTLANGHSGLNWFAIFYGLDWVATVPPTVRLVTDCFGRVNTGVIFGWVAAAHQLGAALAAVGAGLIRTRAGDYHDAFWIAGGFCFLTGISFLFAARSLRGRIDPSISSAQPVTT from the coding sequence ATGCATCAGAATGGTAGCATCTATTTATCTGTTGATCTCGTTCAACCTGAAAGGGCCAACTTGAAAATACGATCGGCGAAGAAGAAGCAGCTGCACTACGCGTGGGTTGTGGCAAGCGTGACCTTCCTGATACTTCTGGTGACCGCCGGAGTTCGGGCTACTCCGGGCGTGCTCATCGTTCCCCTTGAGTCGGAGTTCGGTTGGACGAGTGCCTCGATCTCTACTGCCATTGCGATCAACCTCGCGCTCTACGGTTTGATCGGTCCTTTCGCCGCTTCGCTAATGGAACGATTGGGCCTCAGACGGATCACTCTTATGGCCCTGAGTCTGCTTGCTATCGCAGTCGGTTTGACTACGCTTATGACGCGGCAGTGGCAACTCATTCTGTTATGGGGCATCTGTGTCGGCTCTGGAACCGGGTTCACAGCGACCGTGCTGTCCGCTGTGGTCATGAATCGCTGGTTTGAAAAGAACCTGGGTGTTGTTCTCGGTGCCCTGACCGCTGCGGGGGCAACAGGCCAGCTTCTTTTCCTTCCACTCATGGCAAGAGTGGTCGAGCGTTCGGGCTGGAGGCTGATGGCACTTGGTGTTTCAGGCGCAGCGATCATCGTCTTCCTTATCGTGCTGTGGCTCATGAGAGACAACCCCTCTGATGTGGGCCTCGTTCCTTATGGGGCAACGGACAAACCAGATGCTGATCATTCGGCGGAACCAATGCTGCGTCCGCTGGCGGCGCTTCGCCTTGCCTCTCGTTCATCGGCCTTCTGGGTGCTGGCCGGCAGCTTCTTCGTCTGCGGAGCAAGTACCAATGGTCTCATCGGGACACACCTCATCGCAGCGTGTCATGACTATGGAATCCCGGAGGTTCGCGCGGCAGGATTGTTGGCCGTCATGGGCATCTTCGATATTTTCGGCACGACCGCATCGGGCTGGCTGAGTGACCGGATGCCAAGCCGCTACCTCTTGCTCGCCTACTATTGCCTCCGAGGACTCTCACTGATCTATCTTCCTCACACCCTGGCAAACGGTCATTCTGGCCTGAACTGGTTTGCAATTTTCTATGGACTTGATTGGGTGGCGACTGTGCCGCCGACCGTAAGGCTCGTCACCGATTGCTTTGGTCGGGTAAACACTGGGGTGATCTTTGGATGGGTCGCTGCTGCGCATCAACTCGGCGCTGCGCTGGCCGCTGTGGGTGCTGGGCTCATACGCACGCGCGCTGGCGACTACCATGACGCATTCTGGATAGCTGGAGGATTCTGCTTCCTAACCGGGATTTCGTTCCTCTTCGCGGCCCGCTCGTTGCGAGGTAGGATAGACCCT
- a CDS encoding tautomerase family protein, translating to MPLVRIDLVSGKSKDYQQKVGEVVYQALLYALNVPEHDRFQVITEHPLEQMPFDRDYQGVHRTDDCIFIQITLNAGRDVEQKKRFYKAVADGLHDAVNLRREDMFISLVEVPKENWSFGNGEAQYA from the coding sequence ATGCCGCTCGTTCGTATCGATTTGGTCTCTGGAAAATCGAAGGACTATCAACAGAAGGTTGGTGAGGTCGTCTATCAAGCTCTGCTCTACGCTTTGAATGTTCCTGAGCATGACCGTTTCCAGGTCATCACGGAACACCCTTTGGAGCAGATGCCGTTCGATCGGGACTATCAGGGCGTCCACCGTACTGACGACTGCATCTTCATCCAGATCACGCTCAATGCGGGGCGTGATGTCGAACAGAAGAAACGCTTCTACAAGGCTGTTGCCGATGGGCTGCACGATGCAGTCAATCTTCGACGCGAAGACATGTTCATCAGCCTTGTCGAGGTTCCGAAGGAGAATTGGTCTTTCGGGAATGGCGAGGCGCAATACGCCTAG
- a CDS encoding MarR family winged helix-turn-helix transcriptional regulator, translated as MYSSNKPDSIPCTCTTVKKLSRVLGKSYDAALSEAGINITQLAVLRCISRRSGEPLSHVADELEMDRTSLYRAIAPMERDGWISIEDGNDARSRTAKLLRKGNSVLKKADKGWDEIQSKILGRFGKDEWLTLVSALNRLADCALD; from the coding sequence GTGTACTCCTCTAACAAGCCGGATTCGATACCTTGCACCTGCACTACCGTCAAGAAGCTTTCCCGCGTCTTAGGAAAGTCCTACGATGCGGCACTCAGTGAAGCAGGGATCAATATCACGCAACTAGCGGTCCTCCGTTGTATATCAAGACGGAGCGGTGAGCCACTATCGCATGTGGCTGATGAACTTGAGATGGACCGCACCTCTCTCTACAGAGCAATCGCTCCCATGGAGCGTGACGGCTGGATCTCTATCGAAGACGGAAATGATGCTCGTTCTCGAACCGCCAAGCTGCTGAGAAAAGGAAACTCAGTCCTGAAGAAGGCCGATAAGGGCTGGGATGAAATTCAGTCGAAGATCCTCGGCCGCTTCGGGAAGGATGAGTGGCTGACGCTTGTCTCCGCCCTGAACCGTCTCGCGGATTGCGCTCTGGATTAG
- a CDS encoding type 1 glutamine amidotransferase domain-containing protein, with the protein MANNPSILQALLSTESSAALPRISAAQLLNAPENKALKELWTEAPTHPGEFAGKKIAVISTDGVEEIELTTVLHHFRSRGASVDLIAPKKPSYPNYLGLQIPEQRATHIVTIHYIETAGWIAFDKTLDQVSVSDYDAFIIPGGSWNPDTLRADSKVTGIISAAAKAGKIVAAICHGPWVLSDAGVLKGKRATAWWSTRPDLENAGATYVDEPVVVDGNVVTSRAPIDLAPLLMP; encoded by the coding sequence ATGGCAAATAACCCCTCAATACTGCAGGCACTCCTAAGCACTGAATCCTCAGCTGCCCTGCCTCGAATCTCGGCCGCACAGCTGCTGAACGCTCCCGAGAACAAGGCACTCAAAGAGTTATGGACTGAAGCGCCAACCCACCCTGGAGAGTTTGCAGGCAAGAAGATCGCAGTGATCTCTACGGATGGAGTCGAAGAGATCGAACTCACAACAGTCCTGCATCATTTCAGGTCGCGGGGAGCATCTGTGGACCTGATCGCTCCAAAGAAGCCATCGTATCCCAACTATCTTGGCCTACAGATTCCAGAGCAGCGGGCAACGCATATCGTCACCATTCACTACATCGAAACAGCAGGCTGGATTGCCTTCGATAAGACTCTCGATCAAGTGTCCGTCTCTGACTATGACGCATTCATCATCCCCGGAGGGAGTTGGAATCCCGACACCTTACGTGCTGATTCGAAAGTCACCGGCATCATTAGCGCAGCTGCGAAGGCGGGAAAGATCGTGGCCGCGATTTGTCATGGCCCTTGGGTTTTGTCCGACGCGGGCGTTCTGAAAGGCAAGCGCGCTACTGCCTGGTGGTCGACGCGCCCGGATTTGGAGAATGCCGGTGCTACGTATGTGGATGAGCCGGTAGTGGTCGACGGAAATGTCGTGACGTCACGTGCTCCCATCGATCTGGCACCTTTGTTGATGCCATAG
- a CDS encoding tautomerase family protein: MLNRQDVSDSASPQGDCPSRQIEEEVYAMERRSLLRVLAATLLAWTTRRAQALLRPPTVRSSLTDSQGVSTSSGPSALLVRIDMVVGKSTQYQRAVGEVVRRSLLNVLKVPKHNWFETINVHSVDQMPFDRNYLGIHRTDDCVFIQITLGVRIGLELKKRFYKAVADGLHRSIEIKREDVFINLVEVPEENWSLRPT; encoded by the coding sequence ATGCTGAACCGCCAAGATGTAAGTGATTCAGCGTCGCCCCAAGGCGACTGCCCATCGCGCCAGATAGAGGAGGAAGTCTATGCCATGGAAAGACGATCTCTACTTCGAGTGCTTGCAGCGACCTTGCTGGCCTGGACCACCCGGCGAGCACAAGCGCTTCTACGGCCACCGACTGTGCGTTCGTCATTGACTGATAGCCAGGGGGTAAGCACGAGTTCCGGACCGTCTGCGCTTCTAGTTCGGATTGATATGGTCGTCGGGAAGTCTACGCAATATCAGAGAGCGGTCGGAGAGGTTGTACGCCGCTCGCTGTTGAATGTCCTCAAGGTTCCTAAGCACAATTGGTTCGAGACTATCAACGTGCATTCTGTCGATCAGATGCCGTTTGACCGCAACTATCTCGGGATTCACCGAACCGATGACTGCGTCTTCATTCAGATCACACTCGGTGTTCGAATCGGTCTTGAGCTTAAAAAACGGTTCTATAAAGCTGTTGCCGACGGATTGCACAGATCCATCGAGATTAAGCGGGAAGATGTCTTCATCAATCTCGTCGAAGTTCCAGAAGAGAACTGGTCTCTGCGCCCCACCTGA
- a CDS encoding glucose 1-dehydrogenase has translation MSKLSGKVAVVTGASQGIGAGIAKSLAAEGASVVVNYLKNKDSADSVVESIVASGGNAIAFGADVSEPEGAEGLIDAAIKSFGHLDILVNNSGVYEFAPLEAITLQSYDRVFKTNVLGVVLTTQAGAKQMTNGGSIINVGSNITRMLMPTSAIYAGSKAAVDAITRVLSKELGPKKIRVNCVMPGPVDTETSRAMGGGNSEQMKMIIGMTPLGRIGQPEDIASVVTFLASEDAAWVTGALLLNSGGL, from the coding sequence ATGAGCAAACTATCAGGAAAAGTAGCAGTCGTCACAGGAGCATCACAGGGTATCGGAGCTGGCATCGCAAAGTCGCTTGCAGCGGAAGGCGCATCGGTGGTCGTCAACTACCTGAAGAACAAAGACAGTGCGGATTCCGTTGTGGAGTCGATCGTCGCGAGCGGTGGCAACGCGATCGCGTTCGGAGCGGATGTTTCAGAACCCGAAGGTGCGGAAGGTCTTATCGACGCTGCGATCAAGAGCTTCGGACACCTCGACATCCTGGTGAACAACTCCGGCGTGTATGAGTTCGCGCCGCTGGAAGCGATCACACTCCAATCGTATGACCGCGTGTTCAAGACCAATGTCCTCGGTGTTGTGCTCACCACCCAGGCAGGGGCCAAGCAAATGACAAACGGAGGAAGCATCATCAATGTTGGCTCGAACATCACGAGAATGCTGATGCCAACATCCGCTATCTACGCCGGCAGTAAGGCCGCAGTAGATGCCATCACTCGCGTTCTGAGTAAAGAACTCGGGCCTAAGAAAATTCGCGTCAACTGCGTCATGCCTGGACCGGTTGATACCGAGACTTCCCGGGCCATGGGCGGTGGAAACTCTGAGCAGATGAAGATGATCATCGGTATGACACCGCTCGGTCGCATCGGTCAGCCGGAGGACATCGCTTCGGTTGTAACGTTCCTCGCGTCAGAAGATGCGGCGTGGGTCACCGGAGCCTTGTTGCTGAATAGCGGTGGCCTCTGA
- a CDS encoding NAD-dependent epimerase/dehydratase family protein, with amino-acid sequence MKVFLTGATGYIGNVVAERLQVAGHEVLGLARSTEATTTLQDRHITPVPGRLDDLSALTAAARSADAVIHAAFKLGADIDASVSDERRAVAALIDGVRGTAKALIFTSGTAVLGDTGSRIFEEDTPIAPHPFRGRLETETLLLETKDIHGIVLRPPNVYGRGDGHGVVSILRHVGRQLRKVPYATGSGDHLWSFVHVEDLAELYLLALTKSPRGERFHAGAQSRLRTQAIAGAVSRGIGLSGTATEVPLEEVRTLFPVPPLADYWASNSQSSADKAKRLLGWHPEHLDMLHDVATQQLPATD; translated from the coding sequence ATGAAAGTCTTTCTCACAGGCGCTACGGGCTATATCGGCAATGTGGTAGCGGAAAGACTTCAGGTAGCAGGTCACGAAGTTTTGGGACTTGCGAGATCCACTGAAGCGACAACAACACTGCAGGACCGTCACATCACCCCCGTCCCCGGACGTCTCGACGATTTAAGCGCTCTGACCGCTGCGGCACGCTCAGCAGATGCAGTCATCCACGCCGCCTTCAAATTAGGAGCGGACATCGATGCCTCCGTTTCTGACGAACGACGTGCTGTCGCTGCCCTGATCGACGGAGTGCGGGGGACGGCGAAAGCCCTCATCTTCACAAGTGGGACCGCCGTTCTTGGCGACACAGGCTCCCGAATTTTCGAAGAGGACACTCCTATCGCACCGCATCCGTTCCGGGGGCGTTTGGAAACCGAAACGCTCCTCCTTGAAACGAAAGATATTCATGGAATCGTGTTGCGGCCGCCCAATGTTTACGGGAGAGGCGATGGTCATGGAGTCGTGTCGATCCTTCGTCACGTTGGACGTCAGCTACGAAAAGTGCCCTACGCGACAGGCAGCGGAGACCACCTCTGGTCGTTTGTTCATGTCGAGGATCTAGCCGAACTTTACTTGCTGGCGCTGACGAAATCTCCTCGTGGCGAACGCTTCCATGCAGGTGCTCAGTCTCGCCTTCGGACTCAAGCGATTGCGGGAGCAGTAAGCCGGGGCATCGGGCTCTCGGGCACCGCAACCGAAGTTCCACTCGAAGAAGTCCGAACCCTTTTTCCTGTTCCGCCGTTGGCAGACTACTGGGCCTCGAACAGCCAATCTTCTGCCGACAAAGCCAAGCGTCTTCTCGGTTGGCATCCGGAGCACCTTGACATGCTTCACGATGTCGCGACACAACAACTTCCCGCAACCGACTAA
- a CDS encoding TetR/AcrR family transcriptional regulator, translating to MSRGKQTIEAPKVAAKKAGRPREFDIDEALDKAMHLFWEQGYDGTSLAELAALMGITKPSLYAAFSDKQSLFEAALARYSEGPNSFAVRAFRLPTARAVVKALLDGSVNVSTCSSGPRGCMYTQATMANDPEVRDAAAEHTRQGERMLEERFLKAQQMGELPASTDCAALARYYTTVALGITVRGASGSSRSELREVVQKSMHAWPAEVLEWSKTASTEKSKRT from the coding sequence ATGAGTCGTGGAAAACAAACGATTGAAGCGCCGAAGGTCGCTGCCAAGAAAGCCGGGCGTCCCCGCGAATTCGATATTGACGAGGCCTTGGATAAGGCCATGCACCTGTTCTGGGAGCAGGGCTATGACGGTACATCGCTGGCCGAACTCGCAGCATTAATGGGCATTACGAAACCCAGTCTTTATGCGGCCTTCAGTGACAAGCAAAGCCTTTTTGAGGCAGCCTTGGCCCGCTATTCCGAGGGGCCAAACTCCTTTGCGGTACGAGCCTTCAGGCTTCCAACCGCGCGAGCCGTTGTGAAAGCGCTGCTTGATGGCTCCGTCAATGTCTCCACCTGTAGTTCTGGTCCGCGCGGCTGCATGTACACGCAGGCGACGATGGCAAATGATCCTGAGGTAAGAGATGCCGCAGCCGAACATACTCGCCAGGGCGAGCGAATGCTCGAAGAGCGGTTCTTGAAGGCGCAACAGATGGGAGAGCTTCCTGCCAGCACAGACTGCGCTGCTCTCGCTCGCTACTACACGACAGTCGCTCTGGGGATAACGGTTCGTGGTGCTTCCGGAAGTTCGCGTAGCGAGCTGCGCGAAGTCGTTCAGAAATCAATGCACGCCTGGCCTGCAGAGGTGCTTGAGTGGAGCAAGACCGCTTCCACTGAGAAGAGCAAGCGGACATAG
- a CDS encoding DoxX family protein has product MSTKARNILGWTLAVLNLLLLGASATDKIIGSQHALAMGASFGLSAEAYRVLGIIELASAILFVFPRTAILGFLLLSSYMGGAIATHLQHHEPIGFPTGIEMFIWIIAVLRFPEVTARLRGLGSRIAADSYAA; this is encoded by the coding sequence ATGAGCACGAAAGCAAGAAACATTCTGGGCTGGACCTTGGCCGTCTTGAACCTTCTTCTACTCGGAGCCTCGGCGACAGACAAGATCATAGGAAGCCAGCACGCGCTTGCGATGGGCGCTTCCTTTGGGCTATCAGCCGAAGCTTACCGCGTCCTCGGCATCATTGAACTCGCCTCCGCTATTCTCTTCGTCTTTCCGCGAACTGCCATTCTGGGTTTCCTGCTTCTGAGTTCATACATGGGTGGCGCGATCGCGACACACTTACAGCATCATGAGCCCATCGGATTCCCCACGGGCATCGAGATGTTCATCTGGATCATCGCAGTCCTGCGCTTCCCAGAAGTCACTGCTCGGTTACGCGGACTCGGGAGTCGCATCGCAGCCGATTCCTACGCGGCTTAA
- a CDS encoding cupin domain-containing protein encodes MKTVDRRTLLTSGVATRAISALPRSEAQSTTSAGPFKVGAEEGRPGGLWFVHGEKTFFTKVSGADVGKRYAIIEAHTPPGLGPELHIHPLQNEMFFVLRGSIGVQCGSDHTVLNTGDSFMAPAGVPHAFVALGTEPAHTLFLFDPAGDMEAFFADYSTVIDVEGEPDRKKLMEVNAKHGIKVVGPPLKAAGFAS; translated from the coding sequence ATGAAAACCGTAGACAGAAGGACATTGCTGACATCAGGTGTAGCCACGCGCGCGATCTCTGCGCTTCCGCGATCAGAAGCGCAAAGCACCACATCTGCAGGACCGTTCAAGGTTGGCGCCGAGGAAGGCCGTCCCGGCGGCCTTTGGTTCGTCCATGGCGAGAAGACCTTTTTCACGAAGGTGTCAGGTGCAGACGTGGGTAAGCGGTACGCAATTATCGAGGCCCACACTCCGCCGGGACTCGGACCCGAATTGCATATTCATCCTCTTCAAAACGAGATGTTCTTCGTACTGAGGGGAAGCATCGGAGTGCAGTGTGGCTCGGACCACACGGTCCTGAATACAGGTGATAGTTTCATGGCTCCCGCGGGCGTTCCACATGCTTTTGTGGCTTTGGGAACAGAGCCCGCTCACACACTGTTCCTTTTCGACCCGGCCGGAGACATGGAAGCGTTCTTCGCGGACTATTCCACCGTGATCGATGTAGAGGGCGAACCTGACCGAAAGAAGCTCATGGAAGTGAATGCAAAACACGGAATCAAAGTGGTGGGGCCGCCGCTCAAGGCCGCAGGCTTTGCCTCCTGA
- a CDS encoding helix-turn-helix domain-containing protein, which produces MQLHGSLDTFVIGFQPDGLFRLFGVPTNELTDCDLEAHSVLGSTITRVAEQLGNSTCFSERVRIVEQALVPRALRCSSTDAISAAVSAISAARGSAGIPVLASNAGISVRQFERRFLQQVGIRPKLFARIARFEAALEHKVRFSLRPWSEVAHEFGYYDQMHMVHDFADFTGVTPSETLNQLEAVYVEQIKSLREQKPASTAEDPVRLVF; this is translated from the coding sequence ATGCAACTGCATGGATCACTCGATACCTTTGTGATCGGATTCCAGCCGGATGGACTCTTTCGCCTCTTCGGCGTTCCGACGAACGAGCTGACGGACTGCGATCTCGAGGCACACTCAGTACTTGGATCGACGATCACGAGAGTAGCGGAACAGCTGGGGAACTCTACCTGTTTCTCCGAGCGTGTGCGTATCGTCGAGCAAGCACTCGTACCGCGTGCTCTCCGGTGCAGCAGCACCGATGCCATCTCAGCCGCTGTTAGTGCGATCTCCGCAGCAAGAGGAAGCGCTGGCATTCCAGTCCTCGCGTCCAATGCAGGAATCAGTGTGCGGCAATTTGAAAGAAGGTTCTTGCAACAAGTGGGAATACGGCCCAAGCTTTTCGCACGGATCGCAAGGTTCGAGGCGGCCCTTGAACACAAGGTGCGATTCTCGCTGAGACCTTGGTCTGAAGTTGCCCATGAATTCGGCTACTACGACCAGATGCACATGGTGCACGACTTCGCGGATTTCACGGGCGTTACACCCTCGGAGACGTTGAATCAGTTGGAGGCGGTTTATGTCGAGCAGATCAAGTCGCTTCGTGAGCAGAAGCCTGCCTCTACCGCAGAGGACCCTGTACGGCTCGTCTTCTGA
- a CDS encoding YncE family protein: MNRIALSTDGKRLFVTVGDSPNVTVIDTAIDAVIEKAAVFAPPFSVFPTPDGKWLLVGEDLGTKGKLEVLDLQDLTVRHTFDVDRLPFGIKIVNNEAFVACYLSGNLDVLNLQDWTMEPPIPGVAHGDGLAVWTGSR; this comes from the coding sequence GTGAATCGGATCGCTCTTTCCACGGACGGCAAACGTCTGTTTGTGACAGTCGGCGACTCGCCAAATGTGACTGTGATCGACACTGCGATCGACGCAGTAATAGAAAAAGCGGCCGTCTTCGCGCCTCCGTTTTCTGTTTTCCCAACGCCCGATGGCAAGTGGCTGCTGGTCGGAGAGGACCTCGGAACGAAGGGAAAGCTTGAGGTGCTTGATCTTCAAGACCTAACAGTCCGGCATACTTTCGATGTCGATCGTCTACCCTTCGGGATCAAGATCGTGAATAACGAAGCATTCGTCGCATGCTATCTTAGCGGCAATCTGGACGTTCTGAATCTCCAGGACTGGACGATGGAGCCACCAATTCCAGGTGTCGCACACGGAGACGGACTTGCCGTCTGGACCGGCAGCCGATAG
- a CDS encoding YybH family protein produces MTTIAAATTPALIAEIPATEDAAYVKLFLRRWDEAWARHDAEAIAALHTDDAVTVNRFGTLVRGRDDLGKALGFLHGVHGPFHNSVFPPLELLIQRSIAPNVQAVQAKWQNPVMRPDGTIDPASINDMIVTFILLKIGNAWRASEVNLVNVEKMDLPFSNPGQRPK; encoded by the coding sequence ATGACCACTATTGCTGCTGCGACAACCCCTGCGTTGATCGCAGAAATCCCTGCGACCGAGGATGCTGCATACGTGAAACTCTTTCTACGTAGATGGGACGAAGCCTGGGCAAGACATGACGCAGAGGCGATCGCCGCATTGCACACTGACGACGCTGTCACTGTGAATCGGTTCGGTACCTTGGTGCGTGGAAGGGACGACCTTGGAAAAGCCCTTGGCTTTCTCCACGGTGTCCACGGCCCCTTTCACAACTCCGTTTTTCCTCCCCTGGAGTTGCTGATCCAAAGGTCTATTGCGCCGAATGTCCAGGCCGTTCAGGCGAAGTGGCAGAATCCTGTCATGAGGCCGGATGGAACCATCGACCCCGCATCCATCAACGACATGATCGTCACGTTCATTTTGCTCAAGATCGGCAACGCATGGCGCGCGAGTGAAGTGAATCTTGTCAATGTAGAGAAGATGGACCTTCCATTTTCAAATCCAGGCCAGAGGCCCAAATAG
- a CDS encoding helix-turn-helix domain-containing protein: MLRIDTALPHPELTPHIRAYVQRDFRMGREEAIEPVVARLGMMLEFQFRDPYWIPSFSDDSENPCSPVTVIGPISSRRVRLIVRGNVGALAVIFHPAGFHQMFGIPAAPLAERGTEGHGVLGPDVSQLHERLGNVTSFARRVEFLNAFFREHLKQKDRPVFVQSFQPLLKNRYRATVAQVARQTGMSARQFERKSLEYFGLSPIMLSRIARFQRALNLGLSQETSWLKVAHEADYYDQMHMIRDFRVFAGGPPTKALASIESHHLIRF; the protein is encoded by the coding sequence ATGCTTCGGATTGACACCGCGCTTCCACATCCCGAGCTCACGCCCCACATCCGTGCCTATGTGCAGCGGGACTTTCGCATGGGGCGGGAGGAAGCAATCGAGCCGGTCGTCGCTCGATTGGGCATGATGCTGGAATTTCAATTTCGAGATCCCTACTGGATTCCCAGTTTCAGTGATGACTCCGAAAACCCATGCTCTCCTGTCACCGTCATCGGCCCTATCAGCAGCCGGAGAGTACGCCTCATCGTGCGTGGAAATGTCGGCGCTTTGGCTGTGATCTTTCATCCCGCAGGATTTCACCAGATGTTTGGCATTCCGGCAGCCCCTCTTGCCGAGCGGGGAACGGAGGGTCATGGGGTGCTTGGGCCGGATGTCTCCCAGCTGCACGAACGCCTAGGCAATGTGACCTCCTTCGCCCGCCGCGTTGAATTCTTAAACGCCTTCTTTCGTGAGCATTTGAAGCAGAAGGACCGACCTGTCTTCGTCCAGAGTTTTCAACCGCTTTTAAAGAACAGATATCGTGCGACCGTGGCGCAGGTGGCCAGGCAGACAGGCATGAGCGCGCGCCAATTTGAGCGAAAGTCGCTGGAGTATTTCGGTCTCTCTCCGATCATGCTCAGCCGCATCGCGCGCTTTCAGAGAGCGTTGAACCTTGGTCTGAGCCAAGAAACTTCTTGGCTCAAAGTCGCGCATGAAGCAGACTATTACGATCAGATGCACATGATTCGGGACTTCCGCGTGTTTGCGGGAGGGCCGCCAACCAAAGCGCTTGCCTCCATCGAGTCACACCACCTCATCAGGTTTTAG
- a CDS encoding nuclear transport factor 2 family protein translates to MGFGRRSFLRNSFFSLSAFGLASPAVIAELAHPESGAVDYGKDQIAKIEPADATETAATRGQIEANNRAVGHAIVTMDFAALEKLWAPVMEVNSPGNNILTREQVFTAMREDKLKYASAKAVPEAFFVSGDIAVEMGHDDIVMSNGPMAGKPLTRRFTNVWQKSSAGWVQIARQATYVGVDGGAVYGHPDPTLHP, encoded by the coding sequence ATGGGCTTCGGTCGTCGCAGCTTTCTTAGGAACTCGTTCTTTTCACTTTCGGCTTTCGGCCTCGCTTCCCCCGCGGTGATCGCGGAGCTTGCGCACCCGGAGTCCGGTGCGGTTGACTATGGCAAAGATCAAATCGCCAAAATTGAACCGGCAGACGCAACGGAAACCGCCGCAACCCGCGGACAGATCGAAGCTAACAACCGCGCGGTAGGTCACGCCATCGTGACGATGGACTTTGCTGCGCTCGAAAAGCTTTGGGCGCCGGTGATGGAAGTGAACAGTCCCGGAAACAACATACTGACGCGCGAGCAGGTCTTTACCGCCATGCGTGAGGACAAGCTCAAATATGCGAGCGCCAAGGCAGTTCCCGAAGCCTTCTTCGTCTCCGGGGACATCGCAGTCGAGATGGGACACGACGACATCGTGATGTCGAATGGTCCGATGGCCGGAAAGCCTCTAACCCGCCGTTTCACAAACGTCTGGCAGAAGAGCAGCGCCGGCTGGGTTCAGATCGCACGCCAGGCCACGTATGTTGGTGTTGACGGCGGGGCCGTTTACGGTCATCCGGACCCGACCTTGCATCCTTGA
- a CDS encoding DUF4440 domain-containing protein, which produces MQRTREASIKFGNGDPALMKMAYSHAKDALIMGALGGYEQGGDAVAERLEWAAKHFRGTRNQSFERLAAGCGGELGYEVFLEKSESRLGDSDNFSPTILRVTHIFRRELGQWKLIQRHADPLKPRA; this is translated from the coding sequence ATGCAGCGCACCAGAGAAGCCAGCATTAAATTCGGCAATGGCGATCCAGCACTCATGAAGATGGCCTATTCGCACGCCAAGGACGCGCTCATCATGGGAGCCCTGGGAGGTTACGAGCAGGGCGGAGACGCAGTCGCTGAGCGTCTGGAGTGGGCCGCCAAGCACTTCCGGGGCACACGAAACCAATCGTTCGAGCGGCTTGCCGCAGGGTGCGGAGGTGAACTCGGCTATGAAGTCTTCCTGGAAAAGAGCGAATCACGCCTCGGGGATTCTGACAACTTCTCGCCAACGATCCTACGAGTGACACACATTTTCCGTCGCGAGTTGGGGCAGTGGAAGTTGATTCAGCGCCATGCCGATCCTCTAAAACCAAGAGCGTAA